One segment of Danio aesculapii chromosome 3, fDanAes4.1, whole genome shotgun sequence DNA contains the following:
- the LOC130216574 gene encoding LOW QUALITY PROTEIN: interferon-induced very large GTPase 1-like (The sequence of the model RefSeq protein was modified relative to this genomic sequence to represent the inferred CDS: substituted 2 bases at 2 genomic stop codons), with translation MEPNKRLAVTRVYKNGKRQLKLMDNPETLIQEGTDQTGLENDAEAEKGGAKAKEAEKGDAKAEEAEKNEACAEPEKGEKDEKCAESEKGKKDEKCAESEKGKKDEKCAESEKGEKDGAEVEGTKNAEKDGAEVEGTKNAEKDGADTEEAEKAAAEADGDRLESDVEEDSFETALAAGIFWTALALACGIFVTAFAGGAFKKTKQKETDTGSSKPLPLLPKVPPPALQLSTCTSPSSPALQLHAHKSSPQPLVFIFAVADGVFKTAHTIGACVTAVADGLFKTTLAGGALVTTLAKSTFKTVSSVGTFVTALASGAFMTAVAGGAFMTSLASGAFKTAVAGGAFMTALASGAFMTAVAGGACMTVLAGGIFKTAVAGGACVTALAGGVFKSAVAGGARVTALTGGIFKNTFAGVAFVATLINGVFKTAIPVDTFVTAVADDGFKESKKKKTDTVSSKHRGEKDEKHTTLLDVFGPAVEDNAVEPAVEDDAVEPAVEDDAVEPAVEDDAFTETNKKKTDTGSSKHCGEKDEKHTTLLDEPISDALSDRHNNSLMNKNNKNLPVDFSSLASLAAEMMISGFPLELMDGDAAHVPVIWISAVLDQLVQKLGDQRVFVLSVLGIQSSGNSTVLNAMFGLQFAVSASRCTRGAFMQLVKVSDEMKTEMNFDYILVVDTEGLRFLELAGKSTRGHDNELAAFVVGLGNLTLINVFGENPSEMQDTFVQAFMRIKKIRLNPSCAFVHLNVSDITAGEKNMEGRRKLQETMDKMTKLAAKDDVCYCENIEELKTSIIYYAFKSQRMMLRTLKYHINDLWEALQNGGFDFHSLEVSAYRILEAEYSKWSWRLRSVMLETENKLHNLIENETIHEVKEIDLRRELNKTSEEVQKSMSEYFDKDKNSNLRIQWKTSFEIKIKDVQENIVKETMKTLNEVLQQRHMRKKIDAQKTHHENTLFERSKELALSLKDKANDEETLKKEFDMFWEQSVKKIITDTSNKTIDIMRDVRKILSDNYTGQLPAHHCCSENNNIFTLQSYSDYVKMKISSGITGHVKNILRTELFGFRLLSEDDDEEIRTFVSNVYQKTEKRIQQLNISETGYNISYIQQLTDYIKARVTQHEERPVKYVFRNKFFEDLVLSIFNRANKMITDQHNVFKEANDPVIYVKKKRAEYYSIFQKHIRGAASAAIFGEIICQKLKEPIEQSVFKKTARDLADEIRSNCESVNGNRSNLEKHIMKTLTEEEDFDKYMTYVHNSRDNYKGFIKVEVSRYISDKFSIRDKMMENLERTHHENPLFEKTKELALTLKDKANDEEELKKEFDMFWEQSVKKIITDTPSKDIDIMKDVREILYDIYLGQLPVDHCYSKNNNIFTLRNYSDYVMMKKPSGITRPVKVAFVTHKRKFGYGALSKEDQEEIRTFITDVDRQTELQIQQLNISEKLKEPTEQSVCRKTARDLADEMTTNCPSLIGNRSNLEKHILKTLAEQEDFDKYMTYVYSPRDISDKFSIRDKMKENLEDLQRKIMNAAHASTAHVQVSNGDVGLWLTNFTQQLSEELIFSEKDLSGVKHDDVDDFNLLEDVIRQKLPEKTLEICNTDTFNEKLDVKFRPEKLLIDHFCQCCWVQCPSCAAICTNTMEIHEVEFLFHIDPLHEDGFQGMHYYQIEELGGDFCTITRRSTKCFRVSELWFPFKDCKTSRVSNSIEWSITHSVCADKQTDLDKNXKKRFXGHGEIPSEWKNHEKQDAIESL, from the exons ATGGAACCGAACAAACGTCTTGCAGTAACAAGAGTATACAAAAATGGGAAACGACAGCTGAAGCTGATGGACAACCCAGAGACTCTGATCCAAGAAGGCACAGATCAAACAGGGCTTGAAAATGATGCTGAGGCTGAAAAAGGTGGTGCTAAGGCCAAAGAAGCTGAAAAGGGTGATGCTAAGGCTGAagaagctgaaaaaaatgaagcATGTGCTGAACCTGAGAAAGGTGAAAAAGATGAAAAATGTGCTGAATCTGAAAAAggtaaaaaagatgaaaaatgtgCTGAATCTGAAAAAggtaaaaaagatgaaaaatgtgCTGAATCTGAAAAAGGAGAAAAAGATGGCGCTGAGGTTGAAGGAACTAAAAATGCTGAAAAAGATGGTGCTGAGGTTGAAGGAACTAAAAATGCTGAAAAAGATGGTGCTGATACTGAAGAAGCTGAAAAGGCTGCTGCTGAGGCTGATGGAGATAGACTTGAGTCTGATGTTGAAGAAGACTCATTTGAAACTGCACTTGCAGCTGGCATATTTTGGACTGCACTTGCACTTGCATGTGGCATATTTGTGACTGCTTTTGCAGGTGGTGCATTTAAAAAGACCAAACAAAAGGAAACAGACACTGGCTCATCCAAGCCCCTGCCCCTTTTGCCTAAAGTGCCGCCCCCTGCTCTTCAACTTAGCACATGCACATCCCCCTCCAGCCCCGCTCTTCAACTTCACGCACACAAATCCTCCCCCCAGCCCCTGGTCTTCATCTTTGCAGTTGCAGATGGCGTATTTAAGACTGCACATACCATTGGTGCATGTGTGACTGCAGTTGCTGATGGCTTATTTAAGACTACACTTGCAGGTGGTGCACTTGTGACTACACTTGCAAAAAGCACATTTAAGACTGTATCTAGCGTTGGCACATTTGTGACTGCACTTGCAAGTGGCGCATTTATGACTGCAGTTGCAGGTGGTGCGTTTATGACATCACTTGCAAGTGGCGCATTTAAGACTGCAGTTGCAGGTGGTGCATTTATGACTGCGCTTGCAAGTGGTGCATTTATGACTGCAGTTGCAGGTGGCGCATGTATGACTGTGCTTGCAGGTGGCATATTTAAAACTGCAGTTGCAGGTGGCGCATGTGTGACTGCACTTGCAGGTGGCGTATTTAAGTCTGCAGTTGCAGGTGGCGCACGTGTGACTGCACTTACAGGTGGCATATTTAAGAATACATTTGCAGGTGTTGCATTTGTGGCTACACTTATAAATGGTGTATTTAAGACTGCAATTCCAGTTGACACATTTGTGACTGCAGTAGCAGATGACGGATTTAAAGagagcaaaaaaaagaaaacagacactGTATCATCCAAGCATCGTGGGGAAAAAGATGAAAAACACACAACACTACTGGATGTGTTTGGACCTGCAGTTGAAGACAATGCAGTTGAACCTGCAGTTGAAGATGACGCAGTTGAACCTGCGGTTGAAGATGACGCAGTTGAACCTGCAGTTGAAGACGATGCATTTACAGAGACcaataaaaagaaaacagacacTGGCTCATCGAAGCATTGTGGTGAAAAAGATGAAAAACACACAACACTACTGGATGAACCAATCTCAGATGCCCTTTCTGACCGACATAACAATTCTTTAATGAACAAGAATAATAAAAACCTGCCGGTTGACTTCTCTTCTCTCGCAAGTCTTGCAGCAGAGATGATGATTTCTGGGTTTCCACTGGAGTTGATGGATGGAGATGCTGCTCATGTTCCTGTAATCTGGATCTCTGCTGTTCTGGATCAACTTGTCCAGAAACTGGGAGACCAGAGAGTCTTTGTGTTGTCAGTTTTAGGGATCCAGAGCTCTGGGAACTCCACAGTTCTGAATGCCATGTTTGGACTCCAGTTTGCCGTCAGTGCCAGCAGATGCACCAGAGGAGCTTTCATGCAGCTGGTCAAAGTGTCTGACGAAATGAAAACAGAGATGAACTTTGACTATATTCTGGTTGTTGATACTGAAGGTCTTCGTTTTCTAGAACTGGCTGGAAAATCAACAAGAGGTCATGACAATGAACTGGCCGCATTTGTTGTAGGTCTTGGAAATCTGACCTTGATCAACGTCTTTGGAGAAAACCCCTCTGAGATGCAAGATACTTTTGTTCAGGCCTTCATGAGGATAAAGAAGATCAGACTGAATCCCAGCTGTGCGTTTGTGCATCTAAACGTTTCGGACATCACAGCTGGAGAGAAAAACATGGAGGGAAGGAGAAAACTACAGGAGACAATGGATAAGATGACAAAACTTGCTGCTAAAGATGACGTCTGTTACTGTGAGAATATAGAAGAGCTCAAGACATCCATTATATATTATGCTTTTAAGTCACAGAGAATGATGCTGAGAACCCTAAAATATCATATTAATGATCTCTGGGAGGCTTTACAGAATGGAGGATTTGACTTCCATTCTCTGGAGGTTTCAGCTTACAGGATATTGGAGGCAGAATACAGCAAGTGGTCCTGGAGGCTTCGGAGTGTTATGCTGGAAACTGAAAACAAACTGCACAACCTAATAGAAAATGAGACAATTCATGAGGTTAAGGAGATTGATCTTCGAAGAGAGCTGAACAAGACGAGTGAGGAAGTGCAAAAATCAATGTCTGAATACTTTGACAAAGACAAAAATAGTAATTTACGGATTCAGTGGAAAACATCATTCGAAATCAAAATCAAAGATGTTCAGGAAAACATTGTGAAGGAAACTATGAAGACATTAAATGAGGTTCTTCAGCAGCGACACATGAGGAAAAAGATTGATGCTCAGAAAACACATCATGAAAACACTTTGTTTGAAAGGAGCAAAGAACTTGCCTTAAGTCTCAAAGACAAAGCAAACGATGAAGAGACACTGAAGAAAGAGTTTGACATGTTTTGGGAGCAGAGTGTAAAGAAGATCATCACAGACACTTCAAATAAAACCATTGACATAATGAGAGATGTGAGAAAGATCCTCAGTGACAACTATACAGGACAGCTCCCTGCACACCACTGCTGCAGCGAGAACAACAATATTTTCACTCTGCAGAGTTATTCAGATTATGTCAAGATGAAAATATCAAGTGGAATTACAGGACATGTTAAAAATATCTTAAGAACAGAGCTGTTTGGATTTCGTCTTCTGTCTGAAGACGATGACGAGGAAATAAGAACATTTGTCAGTAATGTTTATCAAAAGACAGAAAAGCGGATTCAGCAATTGAACATTTCAGAAACAGGCTACAACATCAGCTACATTCAGCAACTCACAGATTACATCAAGGCAAGAGTAACACAACATGAGGAAAGACCAGTGAAGTATGTGTTCAGGAATAAGTTCTTTGAGGATTTGGTACTCTCcatctttaacagagcaaacaAAATGATCACTGACCAACATAATGTGTTTAAGGAAGCCAATGATCCTGTCATATATGTTAAGAAGAAGAGAGCGGAGTACTACAGTATTTTCCAGAAACATATCCGTGGAGCTGCATCAGCTGCCATTTTTGGTGAGATCATCTGTCAGAAACTCAAAGAACCCATTGAGCAGAGCGTCTTCAAGAAAACTGCAAGAGATTTAGCAGATGAAATAAGATCAAACTGTGAATCAGTGAATGGAAACAGATCAAATCTGGAGAAACACATCATGAAGACGCTGACAGAAGAGGAAGATTTTGACAAATACATGACCTACGTTCATAATTCCCGAGATAACTACAAAGGTTTTATCAAAGTTGAAGTTAGCCGATATATCTCTGATAAGTTTAGCATCAGGGACAAGATGATGGAGAACCTTGAGCGAACACATCATGAAAACCCACTCTTTGAAAAGACCAAAGAGCTTGCCTTAACACTCAAAGACAAAGCAAACGATGAAGAAGAACTGAAGAAAGAGTTTGACATGTTTTGGGAACAAAGTGTAAAGAAGATCATCACAGACACTCCAAGTAAAGACATTGACATAATGAAAGACGTAAGAGAGATTCTTTATGACATCTACTTAGGACAGCTCCCAGTAGACCACTGCTACAGTAAGAATAACAATATTTTCACTCTACGGAATTATTCAGATTATGTAATGATGAAAAAACCAAGTGGAATTACAAGACCTGTTAAAGTTGCCTTCGTAACACATAAAAGGAAGTTTGGATATGGTGCTCTGTCTAAAGAGGACCAAGAGGAAATAAGAACATTTATCACTGATGTTGATCGACAGACAGAATTGCAGATTCAGCAATTGAACATTTCAGAA AAACTCAAAGAGCCCACTGAGCAGAGCGTCTGCCGGAAAACTGCAAGAGATTTAGCAGATGAAATGACAACAAATTGTCCTTCACTGATTGGAAACAGATCAAATCTGGAGAAACACATCCTGAAGACACTGGCAGAACAGGAGGATTTTGACAAATACATGACCTACGTTTATAGTCCCCGAGATATCTCTGATAAGTTTAGCATCAGGGACAAGATGAAGGAGAACCTTGAAGACCTGCAGCGGAAGATCATGAACGCAGCACATGCATCTACAGCACATGTTCAGGTCAGCAACGGAGATGTTGGTTTGTGGTTGACAAATTTCACACAGCAGCTATCAGAAGAGCTGATCTTCTCTGAAAAAGACCTCAGTGGAGTCAAacatgatgatgttgatgatttcAACCTCCTAGAAGATGTGATAAGACAAAAACTTCCAGAAAAAACTTTAGAGATCTGCAACACGGATACATTTAATGAAAAACTGGATGTCAAATTCAGGCCAGAGAAGCTTCTGATTGATCACTTCTGTCAGTGTTGTTGGGTTCAGTGTCCATCGTGTGCCGCCATCTGCACAAACACCATGGAAATCCATGAGGTAGAGTTTCTTTTCCACATTGATCCTTTACACGAAGATGGATTTCAAGGAATGCATTACTATCAAATAGAGGAGCTCGGTGGTGATTTCTGCACAATTACAAGGAGAAGTACTAAATGTTTTCGTGTTTCAGAATTGTGGTTTCCCTTCAAAGACTGTAAAACCTCAAGAGTTTCCAATTCTATAGAATGGAGCATCACCCATTCTGTGTgtgcagacaaacagacagatctGGACAAGAATTAGAAGAAAAGGTTCTAGGGTCATGGTGAAATTCCATCTGAATggaaaaatcatgaaaaacaaGATGCTATTGAGAGTTTGTGA